In a genomic window of Nocardia fluminea:
- a CDS encoding FtsW/RodA/SpoVE family cell cycle protein, translating into MSAPPPPSAGAFPSPPGGFAPAPPPSTRRNQELLLLAGAAGITTVSLFIVEASQEQSITTDIAKYGVAFLALFGIAHLAVRRFAPFADPLLLPIVALLNGLGLVLIHRLDLAEAQKAAYDATSVPSPDANQQIMWTGLGIVVFISLLIVLRDYRTLARYTYTLGLVGLVALAIPALLPSRFSEVNGAKIWIRLPGFSMQPGEFAKILLIIFFAGVLVAKRDLFTAAGKHFLGMEWPRPRDMGPILIVWIVCIGVLVLEKDLGTSLLIFGTVLVMIYIATERVGWLIIGGGLLALGFVFAYQLFGHVRVRVDTWLNPFDDYHNTGYQISQSMFGFATGGLAGTGLGSGRPQQVPFAKTDFIVTTIGEELGLIGLTAVLMLFLIFIVRGLRTALAVRDSFGKLLAAGLSFTIAIQIFVVVGGVTKLIPLTGLTTPFISYGGSSLLANYALLGLLIKISDAARAPAPTRKRPPAPIADAATEMVRRPESRASE; encoded by the coding sequence ATGTCCGCACCGCCACCGCCGTCGGCTGGGGCGTTCCCCAGTCCGCCTGGTGGATTCGCGCCCGCGCCGCCGCCGTCGACGCGACGCAACCAGGAGTTGCTGCTGCTGGCGGGCGCGGCGGGCATCACGACGGTGTCGCTGTTCATCGTCGAGGCGAGCCAGGAACAGTCGATCACCACCGACATCGCCAAGTACGGGGTGGCGTTCCTCGCGCTGTTCGGCATCGCCCATCTCGCGGTGCGCCGGTTCGCGCCGTTCGCCGACCCGCTCCTGCTACCGATCGTGGCGCTGCTCAACGGATTGGGGCTGGTGCTGATCCACCGGCTCGATCTCGCCGAAGCGCAGAAGGCGGCGTACGACGCGACATCGGTCCCCTCCCCCGACGCCAACCAGCAGATCATGTGGACCGGCCTCGGCATCGTGGTGTTCATCAGCCTGCTCATCGTCTTGCGGGACTACCGCACGCTGGCGCGCTACACCTACACCCTAGGCCTGGTCGGCCTGGTCGCGCTGGCGATTCCGGCACTGCTGCCGAGCCGGTTCTCCGAAGTCAACGGCGCCAAGATCTGGATCAGGCTGCCCGGATTCAGCATGCAGCCGGGCGAATTCGCGAAGATCCTGCTGATCATTTTCTTCGCGGGCGTGCTGGTGGCCAAGCGCGACCTGTTCACCGCGGCGGGCAAGCACTTCCTCGGCATGGAATGGCCGCGACCCCGTGACATGGGCCCGATCCTGATCGTGTGGATCGTCTGCATCGGCGTGCTCGTACTCGAAAAGGACCTCGGCACTTCGCTGCTCATCTTCGGCACGGTGCTGGTGATGATCTACATCGCCACCGAACGCGTCGGCTGGCTGATCATCGGCGGCGGTCTGCTCGCGCTCGGATTCGTGTTCGCCTACCAGCTGTTCGGGCACGTGCGCGTGCGCGTGGACACCTGGCTGAACCCGTTCGACGACTATCACAACACCGGGTACCAGATCTCGCAGTCGATGTTCGGGTTCGCCACCGGCGGGCTCGCGGGGACCGGCCTCGGCAGCGGACGACCACAGCAGGTGCCCTTCGCCAAGACCGACTTCATCGTCACCACCATCGGCGAGGAACTGGGCCTGATCGGGCTCACCGCGGTGCTGATGCTGTTCCTGATCTTCATCGTCCGCGGGCTGCGCACCGCGCTGGCCGTGCGCGACAGCTTCGGCAAGCTGCTCGCGGCGGGCCTGTCGTTCACCATCGCGATCCAGATCTTCGTGGTCGTCGGCGGTGTCACCAAACTGATTCCACTCACCGGTCTGACCACGCCGTTCATTTCCTACGGCGGTTCGTCGCTGCTGGCGAACTACGCGCTGCTCGGGCTGTTGATCAAGATCTCCGATGCGGCCCGCGCACCGGCACCGACTCGTAAGCGCCCGCCGGCCCCGATCGCCGACGCGGCCACGGAAATGGTCCGCAGGCCGGAAAGCAGGGCGAGCGAATGA
- a CDS encoding PP2C family protein-serine/threonine phosphatase, whose translation MTLVLRYTARSDRGLVRGNNEDSVYAGARLLALADGMGGHAAGEVASQLMIAALAHLDDDEPGDDILGKLDHATHSGNAAIADHVEAEPELDGMGTTLTAILFAGRKLGLVHIGDSRAYLLRDGELAQITRDDTFVQSLVDEGRITAEQAHTHPQRSLIMRALTGNEIEPTLIMREARAGDRYLLCSDGLSDVVSDETIGNTMREGNTDECADRLIELALRSGGPDNVTVVVADVIDLDYGQSHPILAGAASTEEEEDSPPPNTAAGRAAAMRPPRAQPRRAAAAPPPPETKSHKLRWLLLSLALIAAVAVGLVVGYKMIRSNYYVGADNDKVVVMRGLPGSILGYSIHDVELSGCVNNKSELTLVEVGKSAPNGCKALTVGDLKQTGRDQVQKGLPPDSLDKARGSMKVLAQNELLPPCPKKESVPQPGVLPPEQTPVNPGGAPTPGPDQPATPTTTPAPTTTVPPTTPQISGENCRVTD comes from the coding sequence GTGACACTTGTTCTGCGCTACACCGCGCGAAGCGACCGCGGACTCGTCCGGGGCAACAACGAAGATTCGGTCTACGCGGGCGCACGCCTGCTAGCGCTGGCCGACGGCATGGGTGGGCACGCCGCCGGAGAAGTGGCCTCCCAGTTGATGATCGCCGCGCTGGCGCATCTCGACGACGACGAGCCAGGCGACGACATCCTCGGCAAGCTCGACCACGCCACGCATTCGGGCAACGCCGCCATCGCCGATCACGTCGAGGCCGAACCCGAACTCGACGGCATGGGCACCACGCTCACCGCCATCCTGTTCGCGGGCCGCAAACTCGGCCTGGTCCACATCGGCGACTCGCGTGCCTATCTGCTGCGCGACGGCGAACTCGCCCAGATCACCCGCGACGACACCTTCGTGCAGTCGCTGGTCGACGAGGGCCGGATCACCGCCGAACAGGCCCACACCCATCCCCAGCGTTCGCTGATCATGCGTGCCCTCACCGGCAACGAGATCGAGCCGACGCTGATCATGCGCGAAGCCCGCGCCGGTGATCGTTATCTGCTGTGCTCCGACGGACTTTCGGACGTGGTGAGTGACGAGACCATCGGCAACACCATGCGCGAGGGCAACACCGACGAGTGCGCCGACCGGCTCATCGAACTGGCGCTGCGCAGCGGTGGCCCCGACAATGTGACCGTGGTCGTCGCCGATGTGATCGACCTCGACTACGGGCAGAGCCACCCGATTCTCGCGGGCGCCGCCTCCACCGAGGAGGAAGAGGACTCCCCGCCGCCGAACACCGCCGCGGGGCGTGCCGCCGCCATGCGCCCGCCGCGGGCGCAACCACGCCGGGCCGCCGCCGCACCGCCGCCGCCGGAGACCAAGTCACACAAGCTGCGCTGGCTGCTGCTGTCGCTGGCGTTGATCGCCGCGGTCGCCGTCGGACTCGTGGTGGGCTACAAGATGATTCGCAGCAACTACTACGTGGGCGCCGACAACGACAAGGTGGTCGTGATGCGCGGCCTGCCCGGTTCGATCCTCGGCTACTCGATCCACGATGTGGAGCTGTCGGGCTGCGTGAACAACAAGAGCGAACTCACGCTCGTCGAGGTGGGCAAGTCCGCGCCGAACGGGTGCAAGGCGCTGACGGTCGGTGACCTCAAGCAGACCGGGCGCGATCAGGTGCAGAAGGGCCTGCCGCCGGATTCGCTGGACAAGGCGCGCGGCAGCATGAAGGTGCTGGCGCAGAACGAGCTCCTGCCGCCGTGCCCGAAGAAGGAATCGGTACCGCAGCCCGGCGTGCTGCCGCCCGAGCAGACCCCCGTGAACCCCGGCGGCGCACCCACCCCCGGCCCCGACCAGCCTGCGACACCGACCACGACCCCGGCCCCCACCACGACCGTCCCTCCGACAACCCCGCAGATCTCAGGGGAGAACTGCCGGGTGACGGACTGA
- a CDS encoding FHA domain-containing protein FhaB/FipA: MQGLILQLTRAGFLLLLWLFVWAVLRTLRSDIYAASGIRIQPRATRANRGSIGLPSFSRSQKGAKYLVVTHGSLAGTRITLGTQPVLIGRADDSTLVLTDDYASTRHARLSQRGDDWYVEDLGSTNGTYLDRAKVTTAVRVPLGTPVRVGKTVIELRS, from the coding sequence GTGCAGGGATTGATCCTGCAATTGACCCGCGCGGGGTTCCTGCTGCTGCTCTGGTTGTTCGTCTGGGCCGTTCTGCGGACCTTGCGCAGCGATATCTACGCGGCATCCGGCATACGGATACAGCCGAGGGCAACCCGCGCAAATCGCGGATCCATCGGTCTGCCCTCCTTCAGCCGAAGCCAGAAGGGCGCCAAGTATCTAGTGGTGACTCATGGTTCACTCGCCGGCACTCGAATCACCCTCGGCACGCAACCGGTTCTCATCGGACGCGCCGACGATTCCACGCTGGTACTCACCGACGACTACGCCTCGACCAGGCACGCGCGACTGTCTCAGCGTGGTGACGACTGGTACGTGGAAGACCTCGGTTCCACCAACGGCACATACCTAGACCGCGCGAAAGTCACCACCGCCGTCCGTGTTCCGCTCGGCACTCCGGTGCGAGTCGGCAAAACAGTGATCGAGCTGCGATCGTGA